Proteins encoded in a region of the Paenibacillus pedocola genome:
- a CDS encoding lysophospholipid acyltransferase family protein yields MLEAAKSRSFDRWFYCYNSLYLLRRHFHFIGLSGELQPPAAAGRPVLYLMNHSSWWDGLLAYHAAGRLSGTRHYFMMEEEQLRKYAFFRKLGAYSINRSSTGDVSASLRYTARLLHEGGSVWIYPEGEILPLGHRPLVLKEGAALVLRMCPQAAVVPVTLYHGLFRHTRPEATLLAGAPLLLPWGEMDRRSISRELEAALGAQLEAHSGQILNHKGYMPESFRPLMKTGRSTNEWLDALKGRVRR; encoded by the coding sequence ATGCTGGAAGCCGCCAAATCCCGAAGCTTTGACCGATGGTTTTACTGTTACAATTCACTGTATTTGCTCCGCCGGCATTTTCATTTCATTGGACTCTCGGGGGAGCTGCAGCCGCCAGCTGCCGCCGGCCGGCCTGTGCTCTACCTGATGAACCACAGCTCGTGGTGGGACGGACTGCTGGCTTACCATGCTGCCGGACGGCTGAGCGGTACCCGGCATTATTTCATGATGGAGGAGGAGCAGCTGCGCAAATACGCCTTCTTCCGCAAGCTGGGAGCGTATTCCATTAACCGCAGCAGTACCGGGGATGTCAGTGCCTCTCTAAGGTATACGGCAAGGCTGCTGCATGAAGGCGGCAGTGTCTGGATCTACCCCGAAGGGGAAATTCTGCCGCTCGGGCACCGCCCGCTGGTTCTGAAGGAAGGGGCTGCGCTGGTGCTGCGGATGTGTCCGCAGGCTGCCGTCGTGCCTGTCACGCTCTACCACGGCCTGTTCCGCCATACCAGACCGGAGGCAACTCTTCTGGCCGGGGCACCGCTTCTGCTTCCCTGGGGGGAAATGGACCGGCGCAGTATTTCCCGGGAACTTGAGGCAGCGCTTGGAGCACAGCTGGAGGCCCACAGCGGGCAGATTCTTAACCATAAAGGATACATGCCGGAGAGCTTCAGGCCGCTGATGAAAACCGGGAGATCCACGAATGAGTGGCTGGATGCCCTGAAAGGAAGGGTAAGACGATGA
- a CDS encoding phytoene desaturase family protein has translation MKPEAVIIGAGFGSLSCAVTLAAKGWKVTVLERQPQSGGKLQRITQQGYTFDRGPSTITMPHVFRSLYELAGETMEDYVQLYELEPRTRNVFADGTVVDFSKNAGFMQEQIAAYSPADAARYPEFMSEAAALYRLSEQQFLGRLLLSWKDKLSPALMRGLVRVRPFLSLHSLLGRYFSHPHTLAMLGRYATYVGSSPFQSPAIFAMLAHLESQEGVYGVHGGTYKLVEGLVSLAEKLGVQVVTGTEVTEISVKNGEVEGVETVNGFYPAKTVIAGGDVLSINRMLLPRHSRPGMSDRKIASYEPSLSGLVTLAGVQRKYEALLHHTVFFPEQYEPEFKDIFRRRRPPAQPAVYVCHSGYSEPGMAPEGASNLFILANAPYLSGACDWKDETAVYGNKVLAMLDAHGISGIGQAEVLQHYTPQDIADNTLAHRGAIYGISSNSVRQTFFRPGNRSKDVKGLWYVGGTTHPGGGTPVVSLSGRLVGETIAKGL, from the coding sequence ATGAAACCGGAGGCAGTCATTATTGGTGCCGGATTCGGCAGCTTATCCTGTGCGGTGACACTGGCTGCAAAGGGCTGGAAAGTGACCGTGCTGGAACGCCAGCCCCAATCCGGAGGCAAGCTGCAGCGTATAACGCAGCAAGGTTATACCTTCGACAGGGGACCCAGTACGATAACGATGCCGCATGTTTTTCGTTCCCTGTATGAGCTGGCCGGCGAAACGATGGAAGACTATGTCCAGCTCTATGAGCTGGAGCCGCGGACACGTAATGTGTTCGCCGACGGCACCGTGGTGGATTTCTCGAAGAATGCCGGGTTTATGCAGGAACAGATTGCAGCTTACAGCCCCGCCGATGCTGCCCGTTATCCGGAATTTATGAGCGAAGCTGCCGCGTTGTACCGTCTCAGTGAACAGCAGTTTCTGGGCAGACTGCTGCTCTCCTGGAAGGACAAATTATCTCCAGCCCTTATGCGCGGTCTCGTTCGTGTACGTCCCTTTCTTTCTCTGCATTCCCTCCTGGGCCGGTACTTTAGCCATCCTCACACCCTGGCAATGCTGGGCCGTTATGCTACTTATGTCGGCTCATCGCCCTTTCAATCACCGGCGATTTTTGCCATGCTGGCACATCTGGAGAGCCAGGAAGGGGTCTACGGAGTTCACGGCGGAACGTATAAGCTGGTGGAGGGACTGGTTTCCCTGGCTGAGAAGCTGGGCGTTCAGGTGGTAACCGGGACGGAGGTTACAGAAATCTCCGTGAAGAACGGTGAGGTGGAAGGTGTAGAGACAGTGAACGGCTTCTATCCCGCAAAGACCGTAATTGCCGGCGGGGATGTGCTCAGCATCAACCGGATGCTGCTGCCCCGGCACAGCCGTCCGGGAATGAGTGACCGCAAAATAGCTTCTTATGAGCCGTCGCTGTCCGGCCTGGTTACTCTGGCAGGCGTGCAGCGGAAGTATGAGGCCTTGCTGCATCATACGGTATTTTTTCCCGAACAATATGAGCCGGAATTCAAGGATATCTTTAGACGCAGGCGTCCTCCGGCCCAGCCCGCAGTTTACGTATGCCATTCGGGCTATTCAGAGCCAGGTATGGCACCGGAAGGCGCAAGTAATCTGTTCATTCTGGCAAATGCCCCCTATTTAAGCGGTGCCTGTGACTGGAAGGATGAAACCGCAGTTTACGGAAATAAGGTACTGGCGATGCTGGATGCACACGGAATTTCCGGCATTGGTCAGGCAGAAGTGCTGCAGCATTACACGCCGCAGGATATCGCAGATAATACCCTGGCTCACCGCGGAGCCATTTACGGTATTTCCTCCAATTCCGTGCGGCAGACATTTTTCCGGCCGGGAAACCGTTCGAAGGATGTCAAGGGACTGTGGTATGTTGGCGGAACAACACATCCCGGCGGAGGTACGCCGGTAGTATCACTTTCAGGCAGGCTCGTTGGCGAAACCATCGCGAAGGGCCTATAA
- a CDS encoding GNAT family N-acetyltransferase: MIKLVQMDEPTFQFFLQQSTRDYAEDKIRIGAWEKETAMKLSQEEMTRYLPHGLYTEGAYLYSIVETESDAQAGYIWFNVIEGRQGKEAFIYDFYIFEPYQRNGYGSMALTALDEEARKMNVTRIGLHVFGDNDRAFKLYQKMGFQITDITMSKKL; encoded by the coding sequence ATGATTAAACTGGTCCAAATGGACGAACCGACATTTCAGTTTTTTTTACAACAATCTACCCGTGATTATGCAGAGGATAAAATAAGAATCGGTGCATGGGAAAAAGAGACGGCAATGAAGCTGTCACAGGAAGAAATGACCCGTTATCTGCCTCACGGCCTGTACACAGAAGGTGCCTACCTATATTCCATTGTGGAGACGGAGAGCGATGCCCAGGCCGGATACATCTGGTTCAACGTGATTGAAGGACGCCAGGGCAAAGAAGCTTTCATCTATGACTTCTATATCTTTGAACCCTATCAACGGAATGGATACGGATCTATGGCGCTGACCGCCCTGGATGAAGAAGCCCGTAAAATGAATGTGACGCGGATTGGCCTGCATGTCTTTGGGGACAATGACCGGGCCTTTAAGCTGTATCAAAAAATGGGCTTCCAGATCACCGACATCACTATGTCCAAAAAACTGTAG
- a CDS encoding carotenoid biosynthesis protein codes for MIRTLFWIWYAIGALLLILFSIPKSLEFSSGLFLILYAVYAVDLMAGGHVRPFMSDRSVIFSAGKSYRPLWLPAVLIWTGGMAVEWFGVHSGRLFGNYEYSAALGPLVYGVPVTLGFAWIAVVCNAVLLSNDFGQTGLRSRGIRAVQTGFWSVLLDLVLDPVAHARNFWHWEDGGGLYSVPWSNFAGWFVVGGLLSLFLPKVQLSFRAARRGTRLYQAILIMFGLIGLREGLVLCTGIAVLGAGLAEGSLRYAGSRQIPKL; via the coding sequence ATGATCAGGACCCTATTCTGGATATGGTATGCCATTGGCGCATTGCTGCTGATCCTGTTCAGTATTCCCAAGAGCCTGGAGTTCTCCAGTGGTTTGTTTTTGATTCTATATGCGGTTTATGCCGTGGATTTGATGGCCGGGGGTCATGTACGCCCCTTTATGTCCGACCGGTCAGTCATTTTTTCAGCTGGGAAAAGCTACCGACCGCTCTGGCTCCCGGCTGTTCTAATCTGGACCGGCGGAATGGCTGTAGAATGGTTTGGGGTTCACTCCGGACGTCTGTTTGGCAATTATGAATATTCTGCTGCCCTTGGACCGCTTGTCTACGGTGTGCCGGTCACGCTTGGCTTTGCCTGGATCGCTGTAGTATGCAATGCTGTGCTGTTAAGTAATGATTTTGGCCAAACCGGGCTCCGTTCGCGGGGCATAAGGGCAGTTCAGACCGGCTTCTGGAGCGTGCTGTTGGATCTGGTGCTTGATCCCGTCGCTCACGCCAGGAATTTCTGGCACTGGGAGGATGGCGGCGGATTATATAGTGTTCCATGGAGCAATTTTGCCGGCTGGTTTGTGGTCGGAGGACTGTTGTCCCTGTTCCTGCCCAAAGTACAGCTGTCCTTTCGGGCAGCCCGCAGAGGGACCCGCTTGTATCAGGCGATTCTGATTATGTTCGGGCTTATAGGACTGCGTGAAGGACTGGTGCTCTGCACCGGTATAGCCGTACTTGGGGCCGGTCTGGCAGAAGGGAGCCTGCGTTATGCTGGAAGCCGCCAAATCCCGAAGCTTTGA
- the ychF gene encoding redox-regulated ATPase YchF, with amino-acid sequence MALKAGIVGLPNVGKSTLFNAITQAGAESANYPFCTIDPNVGVVEVPDERLDKLTELVQPNKTVPTAFEFVDIAGLVRGASKGEGLGNKFLAHIREVDAIVHVVRCFVDENVTHVDGKVNPISDIQTINLELILADLESIEKRIERSRKNIKGGDKKYAQEVEVLERVKEALYQDQPARSVELSDDERLIVRDLHLLTLKPVLYAANVGEDEVATAEENPYVQQVREFAAGENAEVVPISAKVEAEIAELEGEDKAMFLEELGLQESGLNRLIKAAYKLLGLYTYFTAGVQEVRAWTIRKGTKAPGAAGVIHTDFERGFIRAEVVAYADLLAAGSMNGAKERGQLRLEGKEYLVQDGDVMHFRFNV; translated from the coding sequence ATGGCTTTGAAAGCTGGTATCGTTGGACTGCCAAACGTTGGTAAATCCACACTATTTAATGCAATCACACAAGCGGGCGCAGAATCCGCAAACTATCCCTTCTGCACCATTGACCCGAACGTAGGTGTCGTGGAAGTGCCGGACGAACGTCTCGATAAGCTGACCGAGCTGGTGCAGCCGAACAAGACGGTTCCGACCGCCTTTGAATTTGTTGATATTGCCGGGCTTGTGCGCGGCGCGAGCAAGGGTGAAGGCCTGGGCAACAAGTTCCTGGCTCATATCCGTGAGGTGGATGCGATTGTTCATGTCGTACGCTGCTTTGTGGATGAGAATGTTACGCATGTAGACGGTAAAGTTAATCCGATCAGCGACATCCAGACGATCAACCTGGAGCTCATTCTGGCTGACCTGGAGAGCATCGAGAAACGCATCGAACGCTCCCGCAAAAACATCAAGGGCGGCGACAAGAAATACGCCCAGGAAGTTGAAGTTCTGGAGCGCGTCAAGGAAGCTCTCTATCAAGACCAGCCTGCGCGCAGCGTGGAATTGTCTGATGACGAGCGTCTGATCGTACGCGATCTGCACCTGCTGACCCTGAAGCCTGTACTGTATGCGGCTAACGTGGGCGAGGATGAAGTGGCTACGGCTGAAGAAAACCCGTATGTTCAACAGGTACGCGAGTTCGCAGCAGGCGAGAACGCCGAAGTGGTGCCGATTAGCGCCAAAGTGGAAGCGGAGATTGCTGAGCTGGAAGGCGAAGACAAAGCCATGTTCCTCGAAGAGCTGGGCCTGCAGGAATCCGGGCTTAACCGCCTGATCAAAGCAGCCTACAAGCTGCTGGGCTTGTACACTTACTTCACTGCAGGGGTGCAGGAAGTCCGCGCCTGGACGATCCGCAAGGGTACCAAAGCGCCTGGAGCAGCCGGTGTTATTCATACGGACTTCGAACGCGGCTTTATCCGTGCGGAAGTTGTGGCTTATGCCGACCTTTTGGCTGCCGGTTCCATGAACGGTGCCAAGGAACGCGGACAGCTCCGTCTGGAAGGCAAGGAATATCTCGTTCAGGACGGCGATGTTATGCATTTCCGTTTCAACGTATAG
- a CDS encoding phytoene/squalene synthase family protein: protein MNETILLQCGELMRRGSSSFHKAFDGLPSPRREAVHVIYAFCRIIDDSVDEPENSPYTIHELRSMFLNLEQAEGHFIWPALRWLFSSFPQLSQEPFLLQMEGQLRDLTFTHYETMEQLESYCYLVAGTVGEMLLPVLRDDDNEEARAAGISLGMGMQLVNIIRDVGEDLRRGRRYLPLEVLQRNGYSEEELAQGEVNERFIAVLQELKREALTYFKRGLNNVRTYPPQSGMAVELAAAFYAAILDAVAAEDYDVFHKRAYVSDEAKVLMFRRTAARYAMVH from the coding sequence ATGAATGAAACGATTTTGCTGCAATGCGGGGAACTGATGAGGAGAGGATCTTCTTCCTTCCACAAAGCGTTTGACGGTCTGCCCAGCCCGCGCCGGGAAGCGGTGCATGTTATTTACGCGTTTTGCCGGATCATTGATGACAGTGTGGATGAGCCTGAGAATTCACCGTACACCATTCATGAGCTTCGCAGCATGTTCTTGAATCTCGAGCAGGCCGAAGGGCATTTCATCTGGCCGGCCTTGCGCTGGCTGTTCAGCAGCTTTCCCCAATTGAGCCAGGAGCCGTTTCTGCTGCAAATGGAAGGCCAGCTGAGAGACCTCACCTTTACGCATTATGAGACGATGGAGCAGCTGGAATCTTATTGTTATCTGGTAGCGGGGACGGTTGGCGAGATGCTGCTTCCTGTACTGCGGGACGACGATAATGAAGAAGCGAGGGCGGCGGGTATTTCACTTGGAATGGGCATGCAGCTTGTGAACATTATACGTGATGTCGGTGAGGATTTAAGGCGCGGACGCAGGTATCTCCCCCTTGAAGTGCTGCAGAGAAACGGTTACAGCGAGGAAGAGCTGGCTCAGGGCGAAGTCAATGAACGGTTTATTGCCGTACTTCAGGAATTGAAAAGAGAGGCATTGACTTATTTTAAGCGGGGGCTAAATAATGTCAGGACGTATCCTCCCCAGAGCGGAATGGCCGTAGAGCTGGCTGCCGCCTTTTATGCCGCAATACTCGATGCCGTGGCAGCCGAAGATTATGATGTGTTCCACAAGCGGGCTTACGTCAGCGACGAGGCTAAGGTGCTAATGTTCCGGCGCACGGCTGCGCGGTATGCCATGGTGCACTGA
- the prfA gene encoding peptide chain release factor 1 codes for MLDRLQSLADRYEKLSELLCDPDVANDSKKLRDYSKEQSDLQPAFEAYAEYKNVMEELEAAKMMQAEKLDDEMKEMVKMEIDDLSSRQVELEEKIRILLLPKDPNDDKNVIVEIRGAAGGDEAALFASDLYRMYTRYADAQGWRVELMDVNTNDLGGFKEVIFLINGRGAYSKMKYESGAHRVQRIPATESGGRIHTSTSTVAVMPEAEEFEIEIHDKDIRVDTFCSSGAGGQSVNTTKSAVRVTHVPTGIVATCQDGKSQNSNKEKALQVLRARISDLKRQEEEAKYAGERKSKVGTGDRSERIRTYNFPQSRVTDHRIGLTLHRLEQVMNGEITDIISALSIAEQAELMEKGE; via the coding sequence TTGTTGGACCGATTGCAATCATTGGCGGACCGCTATGAGAAACTCAGTGAACTGCTTTGTGACCCGGATGTTGCAAACGACAGTAAGAAACTGAGGGACTATTCCAAAGAACAATCTGATCTGCAGCCTGCCTTTGAGGCCTATGCTGAATATAAAAATGTAATGGAAGAGCTTGAGGCAGCCAAGATGATGCAGGCCGAGAAGCTTGATGATGAAATGAAGGAAATGGTCAAAATGGAAATTGACGACCTTTCCTCACGCCAGGTGGAGCTGGAGGAGAAAATCCGTATCCTGCTGCTGCCGAAAGACCCGAATGACGACAAGAACGTAATCGTCGAAATCCGCGGCGCGGCCGGCGGAGATGAAGCGGCATTGTTTGCCTCTGACCTGTACCGGATGTACACCCGTTATGCCGATGCCCAAGGCTGGCGCGTCGAGCTGATGGATGTGAATACGAATGACCTGGGCGGCTTCAAGGAAGTTATCTTCCTTATTAACGGCCGCGGTGCGTACAGCAAGATGAAATATGAGAGCGGCGCACACCGTGTTCAGCGTATTCCGGCCACAGAATCCGGCGGACGGATTCATACCTCAACTTCAACCGTGGCGGTTATGCCGGAAGCGGAAGAATTCGAGATCGAAATTCACGATAAAGACATCCGTGTCGATACCTTCTGTTCCAGCGGAGCGGGCGGACAGTCAGTTAATACAACCAAATCTGCAGTCCGTGTAACGCATGTACCTACAGGTATTGTAGCCACCTGTCAGGACGGCAAATCGCAGAACTCCAACAAAGAGAAGGCGCTGCAGGTACTGCGTGCCCGTATCTCCGACCTCAAGCGTCAGGAAGAGGAAGCGAAATATGCCGGAGAACGCAAGAGCAAAGTCGGCACAGGCGACCGCAGTGAGCGGATCCGCACCTATAACTTCCCGCAGAGCCGGGTAACGGATCACCGTATCGGCCTTACCCTACACCGTCTGGAGCAGGTAATGAACGGGGAGATTACGGATATTATTTCGGCACTGTCGATTGCGGAACAAGCGGAATTGATGGAAAAAGGAGAATAA
- a CDS encoding glycosyltransferase codes for MINLLQGITVILLLQLLFAVWNAAQLPKLGSGPRGKTPSKMQPMADMQVQTVSVLVPARDEAEGIAACLSSVLDCSPPAGWQAEILVLDDRSSDGTGEIAVAAGADRVRVLPGLELPAGWLGKSHACAQLAEAAGGEWLLFLDADVRLRPGALQAALAAAEQQGSGLITGFPRQITGSWLERLVVPLMGFTIISHLPVVLVRGSEDPRFVAAHGGFMLIRRDSYARCGGHAAIRGELVDDMALARAVKHAGEPVLLADITEHAEMRMYHNAAEVWNGYRKNIYAGLGRRPSLLLGILLLYVLLYVLPYAAAGYFGLTGQGQGILWSVCACAAGIAVKRTSDSAGRHPLWFCFLIPASILSLSAIAVSSWRGSYSGRGYEWKGRKYR; via the coding sequence ATGATAAACCTCTTGCAAGGGATCACCGTTATCCTGCTGTTACAGCTGCTGTTTGCAGTATGGAATGCCGCGCAGCTTCCGAAGCTGGGAAGCGGGCCGAGGGGGAAGACTCCTTCAAAAATGCAGCCAATGGCGGATATGCAGGTCCAAACAGTATCTGTACTGGTCCCCGCCCGTGATGAGGCAGAGGGAATTGCGGCCTGCCTCTCCTCCGTGCTGGATTGCAGTCCCCCGGCTGGCTGGCAGGCGGAAATCCTGGTGCTGGACGACCGTTCCAGTGACGGTACGGGAGAGATTGCCGTAGCAGCCGGAGCGGACCGCGTCCGGGTGCTGCCGGGCCTTGAGCTGCCGGCAGGCTGGCTCGGCAAGTCCCATGCCTGCGCGCAGCTGGCGGAAGCTGCCGGCGGAGAATGGCTGCTGTTCCTGGATGCCGATGTACGGCTGCGTCCGGGAGCCCTGCAAGCAGCCCTTGCTGCAGCAGAACAGCAGGGGAGCGGTCTGATCACCGGCTTCCCCCGGCAGATTACAGGCTCCTGGCTGGAGAGGCTGGTTGTTCCGCTAATGGGCTTCACAATAATCAGCCATCTGCCGGTTGTGCTCGTCCGGGGATCGGAGGATCCCCGCTTTGTGGCCGCCCACGGCGGCTTTATGCTGATCCGCCGGGACAGTTACGCCCGCTGCGGAGGGCATGCAGCTATCCGGGGCGAGCTTGTAGATGATATGGCTCTGGCCCGTGCGGTTAAACATGCAGGTGAACCGGTGCTGCTGGCTGACATTACAGAACATGCTGAAATGCGGATGTATCATAATGCAGCGGAGGTGTGGAATGGCTACCGTAAGAACATCTATGCCGGCCTGGGCCGCAGACCTTCGCTGCTGCTGGGCATATTGCTGCTATATGTGCTGCTATATGTGCTGCCTTATGCGGCAGCCGGTTACTTTGGCCTGACCGGACAGGGTCAGGGTATTCTATGGTCTGTTTGCGCGTGTGCGGCGGGCATAGCTGTCAAAAGAACCAGCGATTCCGCAGGCAGACACCCCCTCTGGTTCTGTTTCCTGATTCCGGCGAGCATCCTAAGTCTGAGCGCAATCGCAGTAAGCTCCTGGCGCGGCAGCTATTCCGGCCGGGGCTATGAATGGAAAGGGAGGAAATACCGATGA
- the fni gene encoding type 2 isopentenyl-diphosphate Delta-isomerase gives MNQMPPGKQEFSGLSHSATPQAADKDNNQSEPLLPASGTGERKLEHVRLCLNEEVGGSGITTGFEQYRFRHNALPELNYDDISLRTVFLGRELQTPLLISSMTGGSKATGAINARLAVAAGRRGWALGVGSVRAAVERAELAETFHVRDKAAGIPVIANIGAVQLSYGFGAEECRRAVDIAGADWLVLHLNGLQEVFQPEGNTGFASLLAQIEKVCRALEIPVGVKEVGWGIDGDTALRLYNAGAAFIDVAGAGGTSWSQVEKFRNTDSVRRAAAEAFADWGIPTAECIREVRAVSPHGALIGSGGLKHGVDAAKALALGADLAGFGRNLLGPAVESEEALDRALAQVELELRTAMFGIGAPDLAALRGSQRLIRR, from the coding sequence ATGAATCAGATGCCGCCGGGCAAACAGGAATTTAGCGGCTTAAGTCACAGCGCAACGCCGCAGGCTGCAGACAAAGACAATAACCAGTCTGAGCCGCTGCTGCCTGCCTCCGGCACGGGGGAGCGCAAGCTTGAGCATGTGCGCCTCTGCCTGAATGAGGAAGTGGGCGGCAGCGGCATTACCACCGGATTCGAGCAGTACCGGTTCCGTCATAATGCGCTGCCGGAGCTGAACTATGATGACATTTCACTGCGTACCGTTTTCCTGGGGCGTGAGCTGCAGACACCGCTGCTGATCAGCTCGATGACTGGCGGCAGCAAGGCGACCGGAGCGATTAATGCCCGGCTGGCCGTCGCGGCTGGCCGCCGCGGCTGGGCGCTTGGTGTCGGCTCGGTCCGGGCTGCGGTAGAGCGTGCAGAGCTGGCAGAGACCTTCCATGTTCGGGACAAGGCTGCAGGAATTCCGGTCATCGCGAATATCGGCGCCGTGCAGTTATCCTACGGCTTCGGCGCGGAAGAATGCCGGAGAGCCGTGGACATCGCGGGTGCGGACTGGCTGGTGCTGCACCTGAACGGGCTGCAGGAGGTTTTTCAGCCTGAAGGCAATACCGGGTTTGCCTCCTTGCTGGCACAGATCGAAAAGGTGTGCAGGGCGCTGGAAATCCCGGTCGGTGTGAAGGAAGTCGGCTGGGGGATCGACGGCGACACGGCGCTCCGGCTGTATAATGCCGGTGCGGCCTTCATCGATGTTGCCGGAGCAGGCGGCACTTCCTGGAGCCAGGTCGAGAAGTTCCGCAACACCGATTCGGTGCGGCGGGCTGCGGCGGAGGCCTTCGCCGACTGGGGCATCCCAACCGCGGAATGCATCCGGGAGGTGCGGGCCGTGTCCCCGCACGGCGCGCTGATCGGCAGCGGCGGACTGAAGCATGGCGTGGATGCCGCCAAGGCACTGGCGCTCGGTGCGGATCTCGCCGGCTTCGGCCGGAACCTGCTGGGACCGGCTGTGGAATCCGAGGAAGCGCTGGACCGGGCGCTCGCCCAGGTAGAGCTGGAGCTGCGGACAGCAATGTTTGGCATCGGCGCACCGGATCTGGCGGCTTTGCGCGGCAGCCAGCGGCTGATCCGGCGGTAG
- a CDS encoding phytoene desaturase family protein translates to MSRVAIVGGGIGGLTAALLLSRQGQEVVLYERAPQVGGRVAFEEKGPYRIDQGPTIVLLPEMLLGILEEGGLPAGSLELLHCDPLCRIHFKSGRVLTKVADIQEQAAEIDRNYPGEGAGFIRFMKDMSELYPRGKASFLERGFRRKRDFFSPGNLSLMARLRAYKSLRSAVGQYFKSEELKDAFSLQSLYIGGAPFRTPGIYTMLPYAEHAFGIWMLKGGYGRLPQIIERELVGRGVQIHTDTEVEALTVSGGRCRGVVIQGEAIPYDAVLYNGDFPHLEGLLGGASEGPGRSGNSRFKPSSGCLLIYAGAARRWPDSQVHQFFLPESLNDNLRELFDHGKLSHSPSYYVFNPAVLDEHAAPPGESVLYFLIPVPADPDLDWANLAGPLVDRVLADAEARGFPGLRGSITWRKLRTPADAQEEGLFGGGSFGIAPVLGQSGVFRPQPKPYPIQGLYAAGASVHPGGGVPIVMQGARLAVHEMMKEMSIHE, encoded by the coding sequence GTGAGCCGGGTGGCCATTGTCGGCGGCGGCATCGGCGGGCTGACGGCCGCATTACTGCTTAGCCGTCAGGGGCAAGAGGTTGTACTGTATGAGCGTGCCCCGCAGGTGGGCGGGCGGGTTGCCTTCGAAGAGAAGGGGCCTTACCGGATCGACCAGGGACCGACGATCGTGCTGCTTCCCGAGATGCTGCTGGGTATTCTGGAGGAAGGCGGGCTTCCGGCCGGGAGCCTGGAGCTGCTGCACTGTGATCCGCTCTGCCGGATTCACTTCAAGAGCGGGCGAGTCCTGACTAAGGTTGCCGATATTCAGGAGCAGGCTGCAGAGATTGACCGTAATTATCCGGGAGAAGGCGCGGGGTTTATCCGCTTCATGAAGGATATGTCGGAGCTGTATCCGCGGGGCAAGGCTTCCTTTCTGGAACGGGGCTTCCGGCGTAAACGCGATTTTTTCAGTCCGGGCAACTTGTCGCTGATGGCGAGGCTGCGCGCCTATAAAAGCCTGCGGTCGGCAGTGGGACAATATTTCAAGAGTGAAGAGCTGAAGGATGCCTTTTCGCTGCAAAGCTTATACATCGGCGGGGCCCCTTTCCGCACACCGGGGATTTACACTATGCTGCCTTACGCCGAGCATGCCTTCGGCATCTGGATGCTGAAGGGCGGATACGGCCGTCTGCCGCAGATTATAGAACGCGAGCTGGTAGGGCGGGGCGTACAGATTCATACAGATACCGAGGTTGAAGCGTTGACCGTAAGCGGCGGACGCTGCCGCGGAGTTGTCATTCAGGGTGAAGCTATTCCTTACGACGCTGTGCTGTATAACGGAGATTTTCCGCATCTGGAAGGGCTGCTGGGGGGTGCTTCAGAAGGGCCCGGGAGATCGGGGAACAGCAGGTTCAAGCCTTCCTCAGGCTGTCTGCTGATCTATGCGGGAGCGGCCAGAAGATGGCCTGATTCACAGGTGCACCAGTTTTTCCTGCCGGAGAGCCTGAATGACAATCTGCGTGAATTGTTCGATCACGGCAAGCTCTCCCATAGCCCTTCTTATTATGTATTTAATCCGGCGGTACTCGATGAACACGCGGCTCCTCCCGGCGAAAGTGTATTGTATTTTCTTATCCCTGTTCCGGCAGACCCGGATCTGGATTGGGCCAACCTGGCCGGACCTTTGGTTGACAGGGTGCTGGCGGATGCGGAAGCCCGCGGATTTCCGGGGCTTCGCGGGAGCATCACGTGGCGTAAGCTCCGTACACCCGCTGATGCACAGGAGGAAGGGCTGTTCGGCGGAGGCAGCTTCGGGATAGCACCTGTGCTGGGGCAATCGGGCGTCTTCCGGCCACAGCCGAAGCCCTATCCTATACAAGGATTATACGCAGCCGGCGCATCCGTACATCCCGGCGGCGGAGTACCGATTGTAATGCAGGGGGCAAGGCTGGCTGTACATGAAATGATGAAGGAGATGAGTATCCATGAATGA